Proteins from a genomic interval of Scomber japonicus isolate fScoJap1 chromosome 10, fScoJap1.pri, whole genome shotgun sequence:
- the tuft1a gene encoding tuftelin 1a: MARKGPPLYVNIKGHILSVEKMNGGTRSLCTFEDIRNQDNGEGCRRLRLTLHDQHQAARSPEQKHRDKPIGRAFALVQPASDRTPLTQEPVKSTEEQVEVIKVYLEARRQEQQKHQQSLKMLSDEVSQIQEVRYCLKTLREQMAAKNKPHTNGWRVSAPFRKSSSSAPKGAAKADVQEAEDEAERTKLREVSKRLYAQLQETEKKHQEEKDRLQAEGSRLRECLSEQEEKLKNTEEASEKKDHRIEELQRLLGGMEQESSTLREAIRSREEELRELRKIREEGPKGEHRAEQLEKEVAILKEKIHHLDDMLKCQQRKVRHMIEQLQNSRMVIQERDRVIKELEEKVAFLEAENREMHDQMDYFLGGQRSNSYLSSERNPQIVYSKPIRPSNSSNKPLPFIKVIEIKS, translated from the exons GAGGGGTGTAGGCGACTGCGGCTCACACTGCACGACCAGCACCAGGCAGCGCGGAGCCCAGAGCAGAAGCACAGGGACAAG CCAATTGGACGTGCGTTTGCACTTGTGCAGCCGGCCAGTGACAGGACACCTCTGACTCAGGAGCCGGTCAAATCTACagaggagcaggtggaggtCATCAAG GTGTATCTAGAAGCCCGCAGAcaagagcagcagaaacatcaGCAGAGCCTGAAGATGCTGTCAGATGAAGTTTCACAGATACAGGAG GTGAGGTATTGCCTGAAGACACTGAGAGAGCAAATGGCAGCCAAAAACAAG CCACACACAAACGGGTGGAGGGTCAGTGCTCCGTTCAGAAAGAGCAGCTCGTCTGCCCCCAAGGGAGCAGCTAAAGCTGACGTACAG GAAGCAGAGGATGAAGCAGAGAGAACCAAACTGAGAGAAGTCAGTAAGCGCTTATATGCACAGCTCcaagaaacagagaagaaacACCAAGAGGAGAAGGACAGGCTGCAG GCTGAAGGCAGCAGGCTGAGGGAGTGTCTGAGTGAACAGGAGGAGAAGTTGAAGAACACAGAAGAAGCTAGTGAGAAGAAAGACCATCGCATTGAAGAGCTCCAGAGGCTGCTGGGAGGGATGGAGCAGGAGAGCTCCACCCTGCGGGAGGCCATTCGTAGCCGCGAGGAGGAACTACGAGAACTACGCAAGATCAGAGAGGAAGGCCCCAAAGGAGAGCATAG GGCTGAGCAGTTGGAGAAGGAGGTGGCTATTCTCAAAGAAAAGATTCACCATCTGGACGACATGCTGAAATGCCAGCAGAGGAAAGTCAGACACATGATTGAACAG CTCCAGAACTCTCGCATGGTGATTCAGGAGCGGGACCGCGTGATCAAAGAGCTGGAGGAGAAAGTTGCTTTCTTAGAGGCTGAG AACCGAGAGATGCATGACCAGATGGACTACTTCCTGGGAGGGCAGAGGTCAAATTCCTATCTTTCATCAGAGCGTAACCCCCAGATTGTCTACAG TAAACCAATCAGGCCATCCAACTCCTCTAACAAACCCCTCCCTTTCATCAAAGTCATTGAGATCAAGTCATGA
- the c10h1orf43 gene encoding protein C1orf43 homolog → MRSGSLSSVNVVLVMAYGSLVFVLLFIFMKRQIMRFAMKSRRGPHVPLGHNAPKELRQEIEAKLCQVQKIHFEPRLLSPDDDRLNQREQSGSCDYLYRMRALDAVRETDLPFRQLGGSSTAVTGKRFRTWLLQLRNSNCLFRDSQISLIDTVLDGYNKARHGAEAFGEAEFLKYQEALTELASVVKSQSSSSTPNQYHQSAAKDLTTTTEPASSSSSPTQTTYLTSSVAQQRSKRPRNFLELKNFKDNYNTLDSTL, encoded by the exons ATGCGAAGTGGTTCGCTGTCAAGCGTCAACGTAGTGCTTGTTATGGCCTACGGAAGTCTG gtgtttgttttgctgttcaTCTTTATGAAAAGACAAATTATGCGATTTGCCATGAAATCTCGGAGAGGACCACATGTTCCCCTTGGCCACAATGCTCCTAAG GAGCTGAGACAAGAAATTGAAGCCAAACTGTGCCAGGTTCAGAAAATCCACTTTGAGCCTCGTCTGCTGTCTCCAGATGATGACCGGCTAAATCAGAGAGAACAGTCTg GTTCCTGTGACTACCTGTACAGGATGAGAGCACTGGATGCCGTCAGAGAGACTG ATCTCCCTTTCCGTCAACTGGGAGGATCATCCACCGCTGTGACAGGGAAAAGATTTCGGACGTGGCTTCTACAGCTGCGAAATTCTAACTGCCTGTTCAGAGATAGTCAAATCTCTCTCATTGACACCGTGCTGGATGGGTACAATAAAGCACGTCATGGTGcagag GCCTTTGGTGAAGCAGAATTTCTAAAATACCAGGAAGCTCTAACTGAACTGGCCTCTGT TGTGAAGTCTCAAAGTAGCAGCAGCACTCCGAACCAGTACCACCAGTCTGCAGCAAAAGACTTGACCACAACCACAGAGCCTGCAagctcctcctcatcccccACCCAAACCACCTACCTCACATCATCTGTAGCACAGCAGCGCAGCAAGCGGCCGAGAAACTTTCTGGAGCTTAAGAACTTCAAAGACAACTACAACACTCTGGACAGTACGCTCTGA
- the si:dkey-92i15.4 gene encoding uncharacterized protein si:dkey-92i15.4, with product MDLSLLPTPVSAHNSQRAGARFTVRPANSPSYSFTRRLGVRKPRDFSVEERESAEEAGERETYRKNICTNGANKKDDTVIGYQTRTDTSDKGQCESLVKETSGYKLPTMLYQNGTADKNIIDFGVDRSHNPASESQGKTEWRGYDLASRSKSLDWRTRPRSPDGPPDMSCKQGGDISKQGRIVSYMTQTSDRVRRDNSLPSRLRPQSGPGSGFKETASSLPKGGQSISERIEKLYGSAGFSQTEDYSKIRDFSTSVRDWCEREGQASMSHCKGSTPDFHILSQQRSYEKAAGGTFPRRFSSVEKSSTSPAENRTSFTCTTQKETAGFDHSLSPRTSRNKESTQEGQRQDQIHGRYSEEGGVNWSRGLVETGTMSLDRARSRCTVASQIRSMRAAGGITAPPQSNTSSEETSFGGPSEIRKRRASGSKNLERANHGEVKGETLRERTRVEGGVLKSSNADEDDEVFDSNPQRIRMKTVERNTFPEKPAASVRNKINQFEALTQRSQGIAADRALMTRRTFSVPMQPSRGQDGVKKSASAKAIGGLKNKWVGLREGGEKADEKVTGIGKKLGSERSLSVDEVGLRLGNKENGGNHLAETEGKSSDSGNNWTNDFGKYSELKHTLEIPLNEGAQQRCRNLYVDESDFSKVSSPEEMRNKDMTDNNAAPGLLSNSKTTPSGITPPVSDDDKTPTNNPNHSPFLSPQNATPNSETENKSTSLLTQATKTHPETDSTPLLRPPTTSSHNNPHDVISPDASTAYPKGKKQVFDLDAWLAGLNSKIKVWNDDEDDYEDDDESTQKDEDSNYDSDSGESSVTVTSNMSQSDRRSFCVSLSDLCNFAGVDYESENDSDEGQSTYQRTASLSSDVSALSCVSIMPSEELDRLLEDVRGLGDNTLQDYNDVQVVVLHKEVGVGLGFSVAGGVDQNKPVTVHKVFHSGVAAQEGSISEGDQVLSINGTALCDFAHWEALRALRRAKTREMGVVVLRKGGVSNISKGEAQINNQGLTQTQISETVQRVCVHLVKNSRDLGFSLEGGVGSRLGNRPLSIQKIFQGGPFDKVFPGDEVVEIDGINVVGMRRLEAWTLIRQLPPGPVDVVLCRPITHLET from the exons ATGGACTTGTCCTTGCTTCCTACTCCAGTGAGTGCGCACAACAGTCAGAGGGCAGGAGCACGCTTCACTGTACGACCAGCCAACTCTCCCTCTTACAGTTTTACTCGCAGGCTAGGTGTTAGAAAACCCAGGGATTTTTcagtggaggagagggagagcgCGGAGGAagctggagaaagagagacatatAGGAAAAATATTTGCACAAATGGTGCAAACAAGAAGGATGACACAGTCATTGGATATCAAACCAGGACAGACACCAGTGACAAAGGTCAGTGTGAGTCCTTGGTGAAGGAAACATCAGGCTACAAACTGCCTACCATGCTGTACCAGAATGGCACTGCAGACAAAAACATCATAGACTTTGGCGTTGACAGAAGTCATAACCCTGCATCTGAAAGTCAGGGAAAGACAGAGTGGAGAGGGTATGACCTGGCAAGTAGAAGTAAGAGTTTAGATTGGAGGACAAGGCCAAGAAGCCCTGACGGACCACCTGACATGTCATGCAAACAAGGAGGGGACATCAGTAAACAGGGCAGGATAGTGAGTTATATGACCCAGACTTCGGACAGGGTCAGGAGGGATAATTCACTCCCTTCCAGGCTGAGGCCACAGTCTGGTCCTGGCTCTGGTTTCAAAGAGACAGCTTCATCTCTGCCCAAAGGAGGCCAGAGTATATCAGAGCGGATAGAGAAACTCTATGGGTCTGCTGGTTTTAGTCAAACAGAGGATTACAGCAAAATTAGGGACTTCTCAACCTCTGTGAGAGACTGGTGTGAAAGGGAGGGACAAGCCTCAATGTCCCATTGCAAAGGATCAACCCCAGATTTCCACATTTTATCACAGCAGAGGTCATATGAGAAGGCAGCAGGAGGCACTTTCCCAAGGCGTTTCTCCTCAGTCGAGAAAAGCAGCACAAGTCCAGCGGAAAACAGGACATCATTCACCTGTACGACTCAAAAAGAGACCGCAGGTTTTGACCATTCACTTTCTCCAAGGACAAGCAGGAACAAGGAGAGTACACAAGAAGGACAGCGGCAAGACCAGATCCACGGCAGGTATTCAGAGGAAGGCGGAGTTAACTGGAGTAGAGGGTTAGTGGAGACAGGCACAATGTCTCTGGATAGAGCCAGGAGCAGGTGCACTGTAGCATCTCAGATTAGATCGATGAGGGCTGCAGGAGGAATTACTGCTCCTCCACAGTCAAACACTTCCTCAGAAGAAACTTCTTTTGGAGGTCCATCTGAAATCAGAAAGAGAAGAGCAAGTGGAAGTAAGAATCTGGAAAGAGCAAACCATGGAGAGGTAAAGGGTGAGACACTGAGAGAAAGAACTAGGGTAGAGGGTGGAGTATTGAAGAGTAGtaatgctgatgaagatgatgaggtgTTTGAttcaaacccacagagaatcaGAATGAAAACAGTGGAAAGGAATACATTTCCAGAGAAGCCAGCAGCCAGtgtgagaaataaaataaatcaatttgagGCTCTGACACAGAGATCCCAGGGCATAGCAGCAGACAGGGCCCTGATGACCAGACGGACCTTTTCTGTGCCTATGCAACCCAGCAGGGGCCAAGATGGAGTGAAGAAGAGTGCGTCAGCAAAAGCAATAGGTGGACTGAAGAACAAGTGGGTGGGAttaagagagggaggggaaaaagcTGACGAGAAAGTGACAGGAATAGGAAAGAAGCTCGGGTCAGAGAGGTCTTTATCGGTAGATGAGGTTGGACTAAGATTAGGGAATAAAGAGAATGGAGGGAATCATTTGGCAGAGACGGAAGGAAAAAGTTCAGACAGTGGTAATAACTGGACTAATGATTTTGGTAAATATTCAGAACTCAAGCATACATTAGAAATCCCCTTAAATGAAGGAGCTCAGCAACGTTGCAGAAACCTTTATGTAGACGAATCTGATTTCTCCAAAGTCTCCAGCCCTGAGGAAATGCGTAATAAGGACATGACGGACAACAATGCAGCACCTGGGCTACTGTCTAACTCCAAAACGACACCCAGTGGGATTACTCCACCTGTTAGTGATGATGACAAGACTCCAACAAACAACCCAAACCACTCGCCCTTTCTTTCACCACAAAATGCCACTCCCAATTcagagactgaaaataaaaGTACTTCACTCCTCACACAAGCAACTAAAACTCACCCTGAAACAGACTCCACACCTCTCCTACGTCCCCCCACCACTTCCTCCCACAACAACCCCCATGATGTCATCTCTCCAGATGCCAGCACAGCCTATCCAAAAGGGAAGAAACAGGTATTTGACCTGGATGCTTGGCTAGCTGGCTTAAACTCAAAGATTAAGGTCTGGAATGATGACGAGGATGattatgaagatgatgatgaaagtaCGCAGAAGGATGAAGATTCAAACTATGATTCAGACTCCGGGGAGTCCTCGGTGACTGTCACCAGTAACATGAGCCAGTCAGATCGCAGGAGCTTCTGTGTCAG TCTTTCAGACCTGTGTAACTTTGCTGGAGTTGACTATGAGTCAGAGAATGACAGCGATGAGGGGCAGTCAACATACCAGCGGACTGCCTCGCTGAGCTCAGACGTGTCTGCACTGTCTTGTGTGTCTATAATGCCCAGTGAGGAGCTCGACAGGCTGCTGGAGGACGTCAGAGGTCTGGGAGACAACACCCTGCAG GACTATAATGACGTGCAGGTGGTGGTCCTCCATAAGGAGGTGGGAGTGGGACTGGGCTTCAGTGTGGCAGGAGGCGTGGACCAGAACAAGCCAGTCACT GTCCACAAGGTGTTTCACTCAGGTGTGGCAGCGCAGGAAGGCTCCATAAGCGAAGGGGACCAGGTCTTGTCGATCAATGGCACAGCGTTGTGTGATTTCGCTCATTGGGAGGCCCTGAGGGCCCTGAGACGAGCAAAAACTCGTGAGATGGGGGTGGTGGTCTTGAGGAAGGGAGGTGTAAGCAACATCTCAAAGGGGGAGGCACAGATAAATAATCAGGGTCTAACACAGACTCAGAtcagtgagacag ttcagcgtgtgtgtgtacatctggTGAAGAACAGCAGGGATCTTGGCTTCAGCCTAGAGGGAGGTGTAGGTTCTCGTCTTGGGAACAGACCTCTCTCCATACAGAAGATCTTCCAGG GAGGTCCATTTGATAAGGTTTTTCCTGGCGATGAGGTGGTAGAGATTGATGGTATAAACGTGGTGGGGATGAGACGCCTGGAGGCCTGGACTCTGATCAGACAACTTCCTCCTGGGCCTGTAGATGTGGTATTATGCCGACCTATTACACATCTGGAAACATGA
- the aqp10a gene encoding aquaporin-10a, producing MMKRRLLRVRNALVRECMAEFLGTFILLLFGCSAAAQVKTSRETKGQFLSVNMAFSVGVMSAMYLTKGITGAHLNPAVSLSFCVLGKAQWDRLLPYCLSQLLGAYVASGLVYLVYYDAIMDFSGGVLTVYGPNETASIFATYPSEYMTLGRSFLDQVVGTAMLMLCILCLNEKRNTPAPSELIPPIVAVIVLGISMSMSANCGGAINPARDLGPRLFTLTAGWGTEVFTCYNYWFWVPLVAPPIGGVLGSLMYLFFIEWHLPDPDPPKDRCSLSTISDIIKQPTNTQENGQELKAAYF from the exons ATGATGAAGCGGCGTTTACTGAGAGTGAGGAATGCCCTGGTGCGAGAGTGTATGGCTGAGTTCTTGGGAACTTTTATCTTGCTG CTCTTTGGCTGCTCTGCTGCAGCGCAGGTGAAGACcagcagagagacaaaaggCCAGTTTCTGTCAGTCAACATGGCCTTCTCTGTGGGTGTGATGTCGGCCATGTACCTCACCAAAGGCatcacag GTGCCCATCTGAACCCAGCGGTATCTCTGAGTTTCTGTGTGTTGGGGAAGGCGCAATGGGACAGGTTGCTGCCATACTGCCTCTCCCAGCTGCTGGGAGCATATGTGGCGTCAGGGCTTGTCTATCTAGTCTACTATG ATGCTATTATGGACTTTAGTGGAGGAGTGTTGACTGTTTATGGCCCAAATGAGACAGCCTCAATATTTGCCACATATCCATCTGAGTACATGACTTTGGGCAGAAGTTTCCTTGACCAG GTAGTGGGCACCGCCATGCTGATGTTGTGCATCCTGTGtttgaatgaaaagaggaataCCCCTGCTCCCTCAGAGCTGATCCCTCCTATAGTGGCAGTGATCGTTCTGGGGATCTCCATGTCAATGTCAGCTAACTGTGGTGGTGCAATAAATCCTGCTCGGGATCTAGGGCCACGCCTTTTTACACTGACTGCAGGCTGGGGCACAGAGGTCTTCAC GTGTTACAACTATTGGTTCTGGGTTCCCTTGGTGGCCCCACCTATTGGAGGAGTTTTAGGTAgtttaatgtatttgtttttcattgagtGGCACCTTCCTGATCCAGACCCTCCAAAGGACCGGTGCAGTCTCTCTACCATCAGTGATATTATCAAGCAGCCCACCAACACACAGGAAAATGGGCAAGAGCTCAAGGCTGCATATTTTTAA